The following is a genomic window from Adhaeribacter radiodurans.
CATTGGTTGTTCTCTTCATCGGTTAACTTTCTACCTTCCACAAATTCAATTCTAAAGTAATGTTCAATGGCTGTTATGTGCGCTAACAAAGCCCCGATTGTATTCCAGCCTTCCTGAAATTGCCAATCTATTTCGGCGGTAGGTATGTTGGCAATTGCTTGGAGCGTGGTAATACGAGCGTCTTCCAAAATTCCGAGTAAATAGTCGATAGAATGGTCCTGCGTTTTGCCAAATTCAATTATAAACCTTCTTTTTTCCATAATGGTACTTCTGTTTTTTAAGTTACTGCATCCGGAAGTAACTTTATAAAATGCTGGTAAAATTAAGCGGTAAATGAGATTAAATAATTCATAACTATTTTCTAAACTGGTGCGGGTACGCCTAAATAATGCCAGATACCATTTATTTTTCAAGCATTATGGTTTTACTTTTTTAGAAAAATATATTCCATTAATAGCGGCAATTAAGCCTTGGTTTACTTGTAATTACCTGATCAATTTCGTATTTTCCTCTCTATAATTCTTCCGTTAATAGATCAGGTTTATTGCTTCCCGAATGCACGGTTGTGCCACCTTTTGCTTTCTGAATGGCTAAGGTTTTTATAAGCTCATTTACTAACTACCCATACCAGTTAAGATAGATTTTAGCCTCCTTATCTAGGCAGCAATTAATGGCAAGCTGTCGAGTCTTGTTCTAAGGACAAAAGAAAAAGTAAATACTGCCCGCCAATTCTTTTTAATGCTGTTTACAATAGGTGAAAACGGGTTGTCTGGAGCGGATGTGCCTAATTTTTTAATTGGCGAACCCTTTACTTTTAATGTTACCCCTGGAACCAGCCGGTACCTGGAAGTAAACGCAACCAATCTTGTTGAGAGTGCCACCGGTAAACAGTATTGCTTCAATAATTTCGTAATTATTCATATTCAAGCATAATGAAACATTTAAACAAAAATTCGGCTATCTGCAATTTTTTATTTCCGGGAAGGAGGCTGTTTATTCATTTTCTTGTGGCAGCTGCTTTTTTCTTTACCGGTTGTGAAAAAGATCTGCTTCACTCAAATGAATTAATTGTGCCTGCTAAAAACTCCAGCCTAAATGCTACAAGTAGTACTACCGGTACGTATGAAGCGGAACAAGGCGTTCTCAATGGAGCAGTAGTAGCCACTAGTCAGGCAGGCTATACCGGAAGCGGATTTGTGGACTACGTTTATACAACCGGTGATTTTATCGAATGGACGGTAGATGCGACAACTGCCGGTTCCTTTTTGTTAAAATTCCGGTATGCCAATGGTGGAACTACCAATCGGCCTTTGCAACTGCAAGTAAATGGAAAAGTAGTTTCGGCTAGCCTTGCTTTTTCAACAACCGGTGGCTGGGCAACTTGGTCAGTTTCTTCACCCACGGTGGCAAATTTAACAGGCGGAACAAATAAAATTCGTTTAACTACCATTGGTTCTAACGGGCCAAATATAGATCATCTGGTAGTTGAGGCTGCTGTCACACAATCAGGAACAATGGAAGCTGAACAAGCCGTCTTGAATGGAGCAGTGGTGGCTATTAGCCAATCAGGTTATACCGGAACCGGCTTTGCAGATTATGTACATGCAAGTGGCGATTTTGTTGAATGGACCGTGAATGCCGCGGCGGCTGGCTCTTTTTTGCTCCAGTTTAGATACGCAAATGGAGGAACCACTAATCGCCCTTTACAACTACAAGTTAACGGAATGGTCGTTTCGGCTAGTCTGGCTTTTTCTCCCACTAGTGGTTGGGGAACCTGGTCGGTTTCCTCTACAACCGCTGATTTAATGACGGGTGCCAACAAAATACGATTAACTACCATTGGTTCTAACGGGCCTAACCTCGATAACCTTACTTATAGCAGCGGCAGTACGAAACACATTCTTTACCTGGTCGATAATGGCTTTAGTAAGCTTCTCTTCCTGAATCAGAAGGACCCATCGAAAAATTGGAAAGTGTCGATTCCTGGCGGCTCGCGCGACCTGCAGTTGGTTGCCAATAACAAGATACTAGTAAGCCACAGCAATGGCGCCGCCGAATACGATCGCATTACCGGAGCCAAAGGTTGGTCAATCAGCACGTACTCGGGTGTTTCTACTGCGCAACGCTTGTCTAATGGCAATACCTTACTTGGTTGGTCAAGGGCAGCCTCCGGAACCACACCTGCCAGAATAATACTATCAGAAATCAATAGCGCTGGTAAGGAAGTTTCAAAGATTACGATCAACAATATCACCACATTTCGCCTTGCCCGTCGGCTATCCAATGGCCACACGTTAATCACCGGCGACATCAACAACGACTTGAAGTATAAAGTGTTCGAGGTTGATGCAAAGGGCATTATCGTTTGGCAGCAACTGCTGTACGGGGGTAAGGGCTACGTTGCCAACCGCCTTACTAATGGCGACACTCGGGCCACAATGGGACCCGTTGGTAATTTGTACGAGCCCGGAAAAGATGACAACAAGGTGCTACAACTTAGCCCAACCGGCACCATCGTTAAGTTTTGGGGCGGCATGGCCAATCACCCGAATGCCAG
Proteins encoded in this region:
- a CDS encoding carbohydrate-binding protein, which codes for MKHLNKNSAICNFLFPGRRLFIHFLVAAAFFFTGCEKDLLHSNELIVPAKNSSLNATSSTTGTYEAEQGVLNGAVVATSQAGYTGSGFVDYVYTTGDFIEWTVDATTAGSFLLKFRYANGGTTNRPLQLQVNGKVVSASLAFSTTGGWATWSVSSPTVANLTGGTNKIRLTTIGSNGPNIDHLVVEAAVTQSGTMEAEQAVLNGAVVAISQSGYTGTGFADYVHASGDFVEWTVNAAAAGSFLLQFRYANGGTTNRPLQLQVNGMVVSASLAFSPTSGWGTWSVSSTTADLMTGANKIRLTTIGSNGPNLDNLTYSSGSTKHILYLVDNGFSKLLFLNQKDPSKNWKVSIPGGSRDLQLVANNKILVSHSNGAAEYDRITGAKGWSISTYSGVSTAQRLSNGNTLLGWSRAASGTTPARIILSEINSAGKEVSKITINNITTFRLARRLSNGHTLITGDINNDLKYKVFEVDAKGIIVWQQLLYGGKGYVANRLTNGDTRATMGPVGNLYEPGKDDNKVLQLSPTGTIVKFWGGMANHPNARLRKFSGYSVVPGNGNILVANWLGDGNIGTGPHAVEFDTNNNLVWSWEDHSAAQTITNLLVIE